The Petrotoga olearia DSM 13574 genome contains the following window.
AACGAAAAATGAATGGCCTAACAGTTGCATTTGTAACATTGCTTCTTCTACATTCATAAGGGTTAGATCGAAATTTTTTGTTCTCACGATTTTGGGGGCATTGGGTTTTTCTTCGCCCACAGTTTCACTTTCATCATTGAAATTAAGATCATTGATGTTGGTATTTAGAAAGTTTTGTTCTATTTCCATCCGTACTTTTTTATCCGCTCTACTTTGTTCTTGTAAACGATTTTTTAGCTTTCTTATTTTTCTTTCCAAAGAATCTGTTACCTTATCTATAGCCTCATAAAGATCGTTACTTCTTTCTTCTACTTTTATGATTTTGCTTAAAGCTTTAATATGCGTAGTTATTTCAACTTTGTAAATGCCTCTCTCTTTTGTGATTCTGACGTCAGAGGGAGAGACAATATCAGGATGTTTTTTGAGCAGATGGTCTGGTTTACTCATTCTTTTTTCGATATAATTCTCTAAAGCTTCAGTGAGTTCTACTTCTTTGGTATAAACTTTATACTCCATCTAAATCACCTCCAAATTTGAATAGTTGCTATACTTATCTATGGTGTATATCTATATTTTGACGTTAAACATGGAACGACGTTTTCATAACAATATTTATACTAAAGTAGTGGGAGGATTAACATAAATTTTGATGTCTTTGTAATATGTTTTAAGCGTTGAGAATAAAAACTCATGATTTTTCTTTTTGCTTTTTATAATGATTTGATTCCTGTGATTTCCCCTTAGTTTGGAAATGATAGGCACAACTGGTCCTAATATTTCAAAATCATCTTGATTTTCAATTTTACCCAACTCTTCCACGATTTCATTTGCTTTTGCTTTTGCTTTATCAGCAGAAGGGTGGTTCACTAAAATCAAAAACAAGGTTACAAATGGAGGATAACCGTATATTTTCCTTTGTTCAAGATCATTCTTTGCAATCAGATCAAAATTGTGATCAATCAAAGATTTATAAATATTATTTTCTGGTTGAAAACTTTGAATGATAACTTTGCCTCTTTCTTTTCTGCCAGACCTCCCAGCAACCTGCATAAGCAATGAGGCTGTACTTTCTTGGGCGTTGTAGTCGGGGAAGTTGATATATCTATCAGCATCAAGAATGACTACTAAATCCAAATCTTGAATATCTAAACCTTTAGTGATCATCTTAGTTCCTACAACGATCTTTTTCCCTGGTTCTTTCATGAAATTAAAAGTGTTTTGTAAATCTTTGAATGTTTTTATAACCGTTCTATCTACTCTTACCAAGGGTTGTGAAGGGAACAATTTAGCTAATTCAGACAAAACTCGTTCAGTCCCAAAACCTCTGGATTGTAGTTTAAACCCTCCACATTTCGGGCAAAAATTTGGTAATTCACTTTCTTTACCACAGTAATGGCAACTTAATTTTCTTTCTTTTTTATGAAAAGTTAATGAAACATCACACTCATCACATTTAAATATATATCCACAATCGCTGCAAATTACATAATTGGCATAACCTCTTGTTGGTGTAAAAACAATTATTTTTTTATTTTTTTTCAAAGAGATTTCTATATTTTCTACTACCTTTTTACTGAATATCCAGTTGTATTTTTCATCCTTTTTCATATCAACTATCTGTACTTCAGGCATTTCAGTAAAGTACCTTGTTTTTATTTTTTCAAGATAAAAAGAGTTTGTTTTCGCCATGTGTAGATCAACCATCCGTGGGGTAGCTGATGAAAGTATTAGCTGAATATCTTCTAACTCTTTTCTAAAACAGGCTGTATCTATCGCATCGTAACTAACGTTTTCTATCTGATAGTAAGATTGATCATGTTCTTCATCGATTATTATCATTTTCAAATCTTTCATGGGTATAAAGATGGCACTTCTTGTCCCTATGACTAAGTCCAATTCACCATTTACTGCTTTATACCATGTCTGTACTCTTTCACTACTTGTAAGCCCAGAATGGTAAAATGCAGCATTGTAATTAGCGAACCGTTTTTTTAACCTGTTCATTAGCTCTGAGGTTAAGGAAATTTCTGGAACTAAAAGAAGTACTTTTCCACCATTTTTCAAAATAGGCTTAGCCACCTCGAAAAATACTTCGGTTTTACCGCTACCTGTAACTCCGTACAATAAATGAGGTTTGTCAGGATTTACCTGTATTGATTTAACTGCTTGTCTCTGTTCTTTACTTAAAGAAACTTCTATATTTTCTTCGCTGGTGGCTGAACTTTCTGATAATTCTATTATACCTTTTTTCCATAATGTATTCAAAACTGTGGAACCTTTTTTCACAATACCTTGTGAGTATAGATCGCTTTCTAAGGTCTCGCCGTTTATGGATAGATAGTTTATTACCTCTCTAGCAGTTTTTGATACATTGAACTTCCATGTCTCTTTTAAGTCCATTTTTAAACTAACAAACTTGTCTATTTTTTTTGTAAATTCTTTTCTATAAAGTTCTATCTCAATTAAATTCGAATCTAAATATTCCCTTAACTGTTTGTTTGCTTTTGATGTGTTATCAAAAGATTGTAAAAATTGCTTGTAAAAAACGGGCTTTTGAATAGGAGCTAAAGAACTTTTTGGTAATATCCTTAATTTATATATATCTGAAGAAAGAGGAGGGAAAAACAATCTTGCAACTTCTCCAATAGGTGCCATAAATTTGGAGCTTACCTTTTCCATAAGTCTGATGTGACTTTCGTTTAATAAACTTTTATTATCCAATGGAAATGCGATCTCTTTTATTTTGTTGAATTCAGTGCTTTCTGATTCTTTGTAAATTAAACCAGAAATGAACTTACCTCTTAAATCAACGATCACCCTTTGACCAATCTCTAATTTTTTGTCACTTTTGTATGTAAACCCATTAAAAACCATATGCCCTATAGGAATAACTTCATAATAATGCATCAAAAACCTCCAACTTTACTCACTAACAAGTACAAGAAAACTTTTACCAGGTATTTCCTCAATAGTATCAAAGCTTTTCCCTGTAAAAACATCTATGTAATTTCCTTGCAAGTCATGCTCAATTTCAATTTGTGAATCTTTAGAATTAAGTGCGATTATAACGTTCTCGGATTTGTAGCTTCTTTCATATATAAGAACACTTTCATCAGCGTACAATACTGTATAATCACCTTTTCTCAAGGCATTACTTTCTTTTCTTAATTCGGCAAGCTGGGAATATAATTCTAAAGTTTCCATATTCCATTTGTTATCGTCCCAGTAAAATGGAACTCTACAAAATGGGTCTGTGGTTCCTGTCATGCCTATCTCATCACCATAGTATATTAGAGGTGATCCTATAAACGTCATTTGAAGAACCACAGCTAATTTCATTCGCTGTGTATCTTCACCTAGGGCCGTTAGTATTCTTTCAGTATCATGTGAACCTAAAAGGTTCCACAACCCATGCAGTACTTGTGGCGGATATTTGTCTATATATGCGTTGGTGGTATTAACAAAATTAATAGACCTTCCACCTTTAGCATAAGCAATAGCTGCATCTCTGAAGATGTAATTCATAACCGAGTCGAAGCTTGGATCTTCAAAATAAGAAGTGGCATCTCTCCAAAATTCTCCCACAACTAAAATTTCTTGGTCTATGTTTTTAATGTTTTCGTAAAGAGCCGACCAATAACTTTCAGGAAGTTGATCAACCGCATCCATTCGCCATCCATCTATACCAAAACTCATCCATTTACCTATTACGTGATTAATGTATGCTCGCACCTTTGGATTTTCGTTGTTTAATTGAGGGAGATCAGCGTATCCATGCCAACCTTCGTAACTTTCTGTAGATTTTTTGATAGGAAATGACTTAATATAATACCAATCCAAATAATCGGATTTTTCTTGTTTGAGAAAGTTTTCTTTCATAGCGAAAAATTCAGTTCCGGTATGATTAAAGACACCATCTAAGATTACTTTGATATCTGATTCATGTAATGCTTTCAACATATTAGAAAAGACCTCATCATTACCAAAAGAATCATCAATTCTTAGATAATCAGTTGTATCGTATTTATGAGGAGTCTGGGCTTCAAAAATGGGATTGAAATAGATTGCTTCCACTCCTAAATATTCTAAATAATCAATTGAATCAATGACTCCTTGAAGATCCCCACCATAAAAACCAAAAGAAAGAGAATTTCTGTTGTGTGGACCATTCCAACTGTATGTTCCTTTAGGATCATTTGAAGAATCACCATTTCTGAACCTATCAGGAAATATTTGATAATAGATCCTTCCTTTTGACCACTCTGGTATATCAAAATACGAAATTATAGGATGATTAAAGTCGAATTCAAAAAATTCTTCTGATCCGTTGAAACCGTATATTATTTCTTCCCCATCGTAAATTAAAAATCGATACTTTAAAACTTCTGATTCTGTAAATATGTGGAATCTATAAAGAATGGTATTATCGAATTCTATTACGGATTTTTGTACGGATGAGGCGTTAGCTTGTAGTTCAACGTCTTCAACATCATTTTTTTCGAATTCTATTGAAAGATATATTTCTCCCTTTTGTACTGGATTTATGTATCTTCTTTGGTTATCGAAATAAACGTTTTTAACTTT
Protein-coding sequences here:
- the priA gene encoding replication restart helicase PriA — translated: MHYYEVIPIGHMVFNGFTYKSDKKLEIGQRVIVDLRGKFISGLIYKESESTEFNKIKEIAFPLDNKSLLNESHIRLMEKVSSKFMAPIGEVARLFFPPLSSDIYKLRILPKSSLAPIQKPVFYKQFLQSFDNTSKANKQLREYLDSNLIEIELYRKEFTKKIDKFVSLKMDLKETWKFNVSKTAREVINYLSINGETLESDLYSQGIVKKGSTVLNTLWKKGIIELSESSATSEENIEVSLSKEQRQAVKSIQVNPDKPHLLYGVTGSGKTEVFFEVAKPILKNGGKVLLLVPEISLTSELMNRLKKRFANYNAAFYHSGLTSSERVQTWYKAVNGELDLVIGTRSAIFIPMKDLKMIIIDEEHDQSYYQIENVSYDAIDTACFRKELEDIQLILSSATPRMVDLHMAKTNSFYLEKIKTRYFTEMPEVQIVDMKKDEKYNWIFSKKVVENIEISLKKNKKIIVFTPTRGYANYVICSDCGYIFKCDECDVSLTFHKKERKLSCHYCGKESELPNFCPKCGGFKLQSRGFGTERVLSELAKLFPSQPLVRVDRTVIKTFKDLQNTFNFMKEPGKKIVVGTKMITKGLDIQDLDLVVILDADRYINFPDYNAQESTASLLMQVAGRSGRKERGKVIIQSFQPENNIYKSLIDHNFDLIAKNDLEQRKIYGYPPFVTLFLILVNHPSADKAKAKANEIVEELGKIENQDDFEILGPVVPIISKLRGNHRNQIIIKSKKKNHEFLFSTLKTYYKDIKIYVNPPTTLV
- the hpf gene encoding ribosome hibernation-promoting factor, HPF/YfiA family; this translates as MEYKVYTKEVELTEALENYIEKRMSKPDHLLKKHPDIVSPSDVRITKERGIYKVEITTHIKALSKIIKVEERSNDLYEAIDKVTDSLERKIRKLKNRLQEQSRADKKVRMEIEQNFLNTNINDLNFNDESETVGEEKPNAPKIVRTKNFDLTLMNVEEAMLQMQLLGHSFFVFRNPENDAISVLYERKDGDLGLIEFNE
- a CDS encoding alpha-amylase family glycosyl hydrolase, which codes for MKKLVFLITIIFSVVVSFSANTSFLYSKEATSVYLVASFNDFEPVPMEKSFTGLWRYNADLEPGEYLYKFIVDGKRTIDFSNDKITAYNGEIFNVRTVQEAYAFSKVGDGKVKNVYFDNQRRYINPVQKGEIYLSIEFEKNDVEDVELQANASSVQKSVIEFDNTILYRFHIFTESEVLKYRFLIYDGEEIIYGFNGSEEFFEFDFNHPIISYFDIPEWSKGRIYYQIFPDRFRNGDSSNDPKGTYSWNGPHNRNSLSFGFYGGDLQGVIDSIDYLEYLGVEAIYFNPIFEAQTPHKYDTTDYLRIDDSFGNDEVFSNMLKALHESDIKVILDGVFNHTGTEFFAMKENFLKQEKSDYLDWYYIKSFPIKKSTESYEGWHGYADLPQLNNENPKVRAYINHVIGKWMSFGIDGWRMDAVDQLPESYWSALYENIKNIDQEILVVGEFWRDATSYFEDPSFDSVMNYIFRDAAIAYAKGGRSINFVNTTNAYIDKYPPQVLHGLWNLLGSHDTERILTALGEDTQRMKLAVVLQMTFIGSPLIYYGDEIGMTGTTDPFCRVPFYWDDNKWNMETLELYSQLAELRKESNALRKGDYTVLYADESVLIYERSYKSENVIIALNSKDSQIEIEHDLQGNYIDVFTGKSFDTIEEIPGKSFLVLVSE